Part of the Methylomonas sp. AM2-LC genome, TCAATTTGTGCCTCGTTGTTCAGTGCAGGGGCCTTTGCCTATTTTTTTGCGCCACCTATTTTTTCCTTTGCAATTGCCGATCAGGAAAATCTGGTGGGGTTGGCGGTTATGTTAATTGTCGGGGCTTTTACCAGTAAGCAAGCTGAAAATGTACGTACACAAGCATTAGTTGCTAAATATAGAGAGCGGCGTGCTTCTGCGCTCTATTATTTGAGCAAGGAATTAGCGGAAGCCCGCTTGGAGCATGAAATAATTGCTATTGGCGTTCGCCATATTTATGCCGAATTTAACACCCGTAACACCATTCTATTTCCTGGGCAACATGGGCGTGTTTGTTATCCGGTTAAGCCTGCATTTGCTATTTCTCTGCGCGGGGCAAATTTAGAGGTGGCAAGTTGGGTATTTCGGCACCAAAAAATAGCGGGTCATCATTCGGCACATTATCCAGATGCAGAGGCAATCTATTGGCCAATGAATGGTTCAGCGGGATGTGTTGGCGTGTTAGTGATGGAGCCTATCAGTAGGCAAAGGCTGTTTTTAGTGGAACAACATCAGCTTCTGGAAACCTTTGTTAATCAAGTTATACATACTCTAGAGCGTGCGCGTCTTGCTGAACAAGCTAAAGAGGCTACGCTAAAAATGCAATCTGAGACTTTGCGTAATTCCTTGTTGAGTAGTATTTCGCATGATTTGAGAACGCCGTTAGCTACTATTGTGGGTGCTGCCAGTACTTTGGCGGTTGATGAAGAGCGGTTAAGCATAGATAGTCGCCGAAACTTGGTACATGTTATTCATGAAGAAGCGCATCGTATGTCTGATTTGACTACCAAAATTCTGGAAATGGCCCGCCTTGAAGCTGGTGAAATACAGTTAAACCGACAATGGTATGAGCCGGAAGAACTAGTTGGCAGTGCTTTGCGTAGACTTGATAAAAAATTAAAACAACGTTTAATTAATGTGCAAATTGCAACCAGTCAGGCTTTAATTTTTGTGGATGCAGTGTT contains:
- a CDS encoding DUF4118 domain-containing protein, with translation MIKTEPHVQAKPYVGLALGMVIPLLLTLVDWPFRRMLTPSNILLVYLLGVFFIALRFGLWPSICASLFSAGAFAYFFAPPIFSFAIADQENLVGLAVMLIVGAFTSKQAENVRTQALVAKYRERRASALYYLSKELAEARLEHEIIAIGVRHIYAEFNTRNTILFPGQHGRVCYPVKPAFAISLRGANLEVASWVFRHQKIAGHHSAHYPDAEAIYWPMNGSAGCVGVLVMEPISRQRLFLVEQHQLLETFVNQVIHTLERARLAEQAKEATLKMQSETLRNSLLSSISHDLRTPLATIVGAASTLAVDEERLSIDSRRNLVHVIHEEAHRMSDLTTKILEMARLEAGEIQLNRQWYEPEELVGSALRRLDKKLKQRLINVQIATSQALIFVDAVLLQQVMVNLLDNADKYSPVDQAIDVSVNTASSSVLISIADRGLGIPVGFEQRIFDKFFQIHAESAQSGVGLGLSICRAIVEAHGGEILVINRSGGGSVFQLQLPLLECPPTIDPEV